ATGAAAATTGAAGAACTCATTACGGAGTTAAAACAAGATTATACTGTGGTTATGGTAACTCATAATATGCAACAAGCTACACGTTGCTCCGACTATACGGCATTTATGTATTTGGGTGAATTAGTTGAATTTGGTCAAACACAACAAATTTTTGATAGACCTAAGATACAACGTACAGAAGATTATATTCGCGGTAAAATGGGGTAGTTAAAAAGTAAAAGTTTGGTGAGAATGTATTATTTCTCACTTCACTTTTATGCCATAAATCAAATGAAGGAGTATTATGACAAGAAAAATTCTGATAGTTGAAGATGAATGTGCAATCCGTGAAATGATCGCACTGTTTTTATCTCAAAAATACTATGATGTGATTGAAGCGAGCGATTTCAAAACAGCGATAAACAAGATAAAAGAAAATCCTAAACTAATATTATTGGATTGGATGCTACCTGGTCGTTCAGGTATACAATTTATACAGTATATTAAAAAGCAAGAAAGCTATGCTGCGATTCCCATTATTATGCTCACAGCTAAAAGTACAGAAGAAGATTGTATTGCCTGTTTAAATGCAGGGGCTGATGACTACATCACTAAACCCTTTTCACCTCAAATTTTATTAGCTCGCATTGAGGCAGTATGGAGGAGAATTTATGAACAACAAAGTCAATTTATACAAATCGATGAACTTTCCATTGATGAAAATGCTCAGAGAGTGTTTTTCCAACAGCAGGAAATTAATTTAAGTAGTACAGAATTTAAATTGTTACATTTTTTTATGAAGCACCCTGAAAAAGTTTATTCTAGAGAACAATTGTTAAATCGTATTTGGCATAATGATCTAGAAGTTGAATATCGCACTGTTGATAGCTATATTCGCCGTTTACGCCGCAATTTAGCCCCTTTTCAATGTGAACATTACATCCAAACAGTTCGAGGATCTGGTTATCGATTTTCTAGTTATTTACGAGATAAACAATGAAAAAAATATTGAATTTTATTGTTGAAATAAATTTGGCAATCATTATTTCCTTATTTACTTCTGATTTTATTCTTTGGTTTGCAATAATACTTTTATTAATTTTAGCTTGGCATCATATTAATGAATATCGTTTACTCAAATAT
The Haemophilus influenzae DNA segment above includes these coding regions:
- the phoB gene encoding phosphate regulon transcriptional regulator PhoB; translated protein: MTRKILIVEDECAIREMIALFLSQKYYDVIEASDFKTAINKIKENPKLILLDWMLPGRSGIQFIQYIKKQESYAAIPIIMLTAKSTEEDCIACLNAGADDYITKPFSPQILLARIEAVWRRIYEQQSQFIQIDELSIDENAQRVFFQQQEINLSSTEFKLLHFFMKHPEKVYSREQLLNRIWHNDLEVEYRTVDSYIRRLRRNLAPFQCEHYIQTVRGSGYRFSSYLRDKQ